A stretch of the Capsicum annuum cultivar UCD-10X-F1 chromosome 10, UCD10Xv1.1, whole genome shotgun sequence genome encodes the following:
- the LOC107843364 gene encoding two-component response regulator-like APRR7 isoform X1, which translates to MNIVGDEDKEMLDEEKAIGDGIFREGLNVVKDNEFKIGTISNDRIEEREITLQAQHGVKLQEQQQSQGSAACWQQFLHVTSIKVLLVENDDSTRHIVSALLRNCNYEVIEAANGLQAWKILENLTNHIDLVLTEVVMPCLSGLCLLCKIMSHYTRKTIPVIMMSSHDSMDLVFKCLSKGAVDFLVKPIRKNELKNLWQHVWRRCHSSSGSGSESGTQTQKSIKSKSSEKSENNSGSNDREDNGSDGLNVGNSSEDGSGTQNSWTKQAVEADSSQAVSPMNQLLECPDSTCAQVIRSNADTAANKNAQINAKRKCQEEEDHPDSIAEEPSLKTIPRYQKSQPENAIQVPAKLVDAEHKTLPAINSKTRSLKMDKHQADLDGNFPSTEYHDVTAETPHPRTNSRRLNKAVQVLDINNSSIGESKELSLKRLRGPKEPEKTAQDDRNVLRRSDLSAFSRYNSSSNPTRTPDGITLSSSLINNGQEVAKNESCDIPTHTNEKFLNPSGTGNVIDKGSTTNKLSEEPLLSRDRAEATSTIKGLCSLSAFKPAKVDFRISPQQVPHIKLKPCNTQATDNLALGGSHIDILVHHSHQHHHHHHFHDLDQDCTSTHVDFSLKKLIVDGPSCISSNILARPCEGNPEYHSLNRSASGSNRGSNVQDVSCTAINAGGTNGESDNGLAGKNESGDASGSGCGNTTDPSELVRAAALTKFQQKKKDRCFKKKGVATLEGMRLT; encoded by the exons ATGAATATTGTTGGTGACGAAGACAAAGAAATGCTAGATGAGGAAAAGGCTATTGGAGATGGAATTTTTCGTGAGGGATTAAATGTAGTTAAGGATAATGAGTTCAAAATTGGTACGATCAGTAATGACAGGATAGAAGAGAGGGAGATCACATTGCAAGCTCAACATGGTGTGAAATTGCAAGAACAACAACAGAGTCAGGGGTCAGCAGCCTGTTGGCAGCAATTTCTTCATGTCACCTCCATTAAAGTGCTGCTGGTGGAGAATGATGATTCTACACGACATATTGTCTCTGCTTTACTTCGAAATTGCAATTATGAAG TTATAGAAGCAGCTAATGGATTGCAAGCTTGGAAGATACTGGAAAACCTGACCAATCACATTGATTTAGTGTTAACAGAGGTTGTAATGCCTTGCTTGTCAGGTTTATGCCTCCTATGCAAAATCATGAGCCACTACACACGCAAAACTATTCCTGTTATCA TGATGTCATCTCATGATTCAATGGATTTAGTCTTCAAGTGTTTGTCAAAAGGTGCAGTGGACTTCCTAGTAAAACCTATACGGAAGAATGAGCTTAAGAACCTGTGGCAGCACGTGTGGAGAAGATGCCACAGT TCTAGTGGAAGTGGGAGCGAAAGCGGCACTCAAACCCAAAAATCTATAAAATCAAAAAGCAGTGAGAAGTCTGAAAACAACAGTGGTAGCAATGACAGGGAAGATAATGGGAGCGATGGCCTAAATGTTGGTAACAGCAGTGAGGATGGGAGTGGCACACAG AATTCCTGGACAAAGCAAGCTGTTGAAGCTGATAGCTCTCAGGCAGTGTCTCCAATGAATCAGCTACTTGAGTGTCCAGACAGCACTTGTGCTCAGGTTATTCGTTCAAATGCAGACACCGCTGCTAACAAGAATGCACAAATAAATGCCAAGAGGAAATGCCAAGAAGAAGAAGACCATCCTG ATTCTATTGCAGAAGAACCCTCCCTCAAAACCATACCAAGATATCAGAAGTCACAGCCTGAAAATGCAATTCAGGTTCCAGCCAAACTTGTTGATGCAGAACATAAGACACTGCCGGCAATAAATTCCAAGACGAGAAGTTTGAAGATGGATAAACACCAGGCAGATCTAGATGGTAATTTTCCATCCACTGAATATCATGATGTGACTGCTGAGACACCTCATCCTCGGACCAACAGCAGAAGGCTGAACAAAGCTGTGCAGGTATTAGATATCAATAATTCATCCATTGGTGAGTCTAAAGAGCTAAGTTTAAAAAGGCTAAGAGGACCAAAAGAACCAGAAAAAACTGCTCAAGATGATCGTAATGTTTTGAGAAGATCAGATCTTTCAGCTTTCTCAAG GTATAATTCGTCTTCAAACCCTACGAGGACTCCTGATGGGATTACACTTAGTAGTTCTTTAATTAATAATGGCCAGGAAGTTGCCAAGAACGAATCATGTGATATTCCAACTCATACAAATGAGAAATTTTTAAATCCGAGTGGAACTGGCAATGTTATAGATAAGGGGTCCACCACTAATAAGCTTTCTGAGGAACCATTACTTTCTAGAGATAGGGCAGAAGCAACATCAACAATTAAAGGTTTGTGCTCATTGTCAGCTTTCAAGCCTGCAAAAGTTGACTTCAGAATCTCCCCTCAGCAAGTTCCACACATTAAGCTTAAGCCTTGTAATACACAAGCTACAGACAATCTTGCCCTGGGAGGCTCTCACATTGACATCCTAGTTCATCACTCTCAtcagcaccaccaccaccatcacttCCACGACCTAGATCAAGATTGCACATCCACCCATGTAGATTTCTCATTGAAGAAACTAATTGTAGATGGCCCAAGTTGTATTTCATCCAACATTCTAGCTAGGCCTTGTGAAGGGAACCCTGAATATCACAGTTTGAACAGAAGTGCTTCGGGAAGTAACCGTGGAAGCAATGTGCAAGATGTAAGCTGCACAGCTATAAATGCTGGAGGTACAAATGGGGAAAGTGATAATGGGTTAGCTGGCAAAAATGAAAGTGGTGATGCCAGCGGcagtggttgtggaaatacaacTGATCCTTCTGAACTTGTCAGAGCAGCAGCCTTGACCAAATTTCAGCAGAAGAAGAAAGATAGATGCTTTAAGAAAAAG GGAGTTGCAACTTTAGAAGGAATGAGGTTGACCTGA
- the LOC107843364 gene encoding two-component response regulator-like APRR7 isoform X3 produces MNIVGDEDKEMLDEEKAIGDGIFREGLNVVKDNEFKIGTISNDRIEEREITLQAQHGVKLQEQQQSQGSAACWQQFLHVTSIKVLLVENDDSTRHIVSALLRNCNYEVIEAANGLQAWKILENLTNHIDLVLTEVVMPCLSGLCLLCKIMSHYTRKTIPVIMMSSHDSMDLVFKCLSKGAVDFLVKPIRKNELKNLWQHVWRRCHSSSGSGSESGTQTQKSIKSKSSEKSENNSGSNDREDNGSDGLNVGNSSEDGSGTQNSWTKQAVEADSSQAVSPMNQLLECPDSTCAQVIRSNADTAANKNAQINAKRKCQEEEDHPDSIAEEPSLKTIPRYQKSQPENAIQVPAKLVDAEHKTLPAINSKTRSLKMDKHQADLDGNFPSTEYHDVTAETPHPRTNSRRLNKAVQVLDINNSSIGESKELSLKRLRGPKEPEKTAQDDRNVLRRSDLSAFSRYNSSSNPTRTPDGITLSSSLINNGQEVAKNESCDIPTHTNEKFLNPSGTGNVIDKGSTTNKLSEEPLLSRDRAEATSTIKGLCSLSAFKPAKVDFRISPQQVPHIKLKPCNTQATDNLALGGSHIDILVHHSHQHHHHHHFHDLDQDCTSTHVDFSLKKLIVDGPSCISSNILARPCEGNPEYHSLNRSASGSNRGSNVQDVSCTAINAGGTNGESDNGLAGKNESGDASGSGCGNTTDPSELVRAAALTKFQQKKKDRCFKKKPLRK; encoded by the exons ATGAATATTGTTGGTGACGAAGACAAAGAAATGCTAGATGAGGAAAAGGCTATTGGAGATGGAATTTTTCGTGAGGGATTAAATGTAGTTAAGGATAATGAGTTCAAAATTGGTACGATCAGTAATGACAGGATAGAAGAGAGGGAGATCACATTGCAAGCTCAACATGGTGTGAAATTGCAAGAACAACAACAGAGTCAGGGGTCAGCAGCCTGTTGGCAGCAATTTCTTCATGTCACCTCCATTAAAGTGCTGCTGGTGGAGAATGATGATTCTACACGACATATTGTCTCTGCTTTACTTCGAAATTGCAATTATGAAG TTATAGAAGCAGCTAATGGATTGCAAGCTTGGAAGATACTGGAAAACCTGACCAATCACATTGATTTAGTGTTAACAGAGGTTGTAATGCCTTGCTTGTCAGGTTTATGCCTCCTATGCAAAATCATGAGCCACTACACACGCAAAACTATTCCTGTTATCA TGATGTCATCTCATGATTCAATGGATTTAGTCTTCAAGTGTTTGTCAAAAGGTGCAGTGGACTTCCTAGTAAAACCTATACGGAAGAATGAGCTTAAGAACCTGTGGCAGCACGTGTGGAGAAGATGCCACAGT TCTAGTGGAAGTGGGAGCGAAAGCGGCACTCAAACCCAAAAATCTATAAAATCAAAAAGCAGTGAGAAGTCTGAAAACAACAGTGGTAGCAATGACAGGGAAGATAATGGGAGCGATGGCCTAAATGTTGGTAACAGCAGTGAGGATGGGAGTGGCACACAG AATTCCTGGACAAAGCAAGCTGTTGAAGCTGATAGCTCTCAGGCAGTGTCTCCAATGAATCAGCTACTTGAGTGTCCAGACAGCACTTGTGCTCAGGTTATTCGTTCAAATGCAGACACCGCTGCTAACAAGAATGCACAAATAAATGCCAAGAGGAAATGCCAAGAAGAAGAAGACCATCCTG ATTCTATTGCAGAAGAACCCTCCCTCAAAACCATACCAAGATATCAGAAGTCACAGCCTGAAAATGCAATTCAGGTTCCAGCCAAACTTGTTGATGCAGAACATAAGACACTGCCGGCAATAAATTCCAAGACGAGAAGTTTGAAGATGGATAAACACCAGGCAGATCTAGATGGTAATTTTCCATCCACTGAATATCATGATGTGACTGCTGAGACACCTCATCCTCGGACCAACAGCAGAAGGCTGAACAAAGCTGTGCAGGTATTAGATATCAATAATTCATCCATTGGTGAGTCTAAAGAGCTAAGTTTAAAAAGGCTAAGAGGACCAAAAGAACCAGAAAAAACTGCTCAAGATGATCGTAATGTTTTGAGAAGATCAGATCTTTCAGCTTTCTCAAG GTATAATTCGTCTTCAAACCCTACGAGGACTCCTGATGGGATTACACTTAGTAGTTCTTTAATTAATAATGGCCAGGAAGTTGCCAAGAACGAATCATGTGATATTCCAACTCATACAAATGAGAAATTTTTAAATCCGAGTGGAACTGGCAATGTTATAGATAAGGGGTCCACCACTAATAAGCTTTCTGAGGAACCATTACTTTCTAGAGATAGGGCAGAAGCAACATCAACAATTAAAGGTTTGTGCTCATTGTCAGCTTTCAAGCCTGCAAAAGTTGACTTCAGAATCTCCCCTCAGCAAGTTCCACACATTAAGCTTAAGCCTTGTAATACACAAGCTACAGACAATCTTGCCCTGGGAGGCTCTCACATTGACATCCTAGTTCATCACTCTCAtcagcaccaccaccaccatcacttCCACGACCTAGATCAAGATTGCACATCCACCCATGTAGATTTCTCATTGAAGAAACTAATTGTAGATGGCCCAAGTTGTATTTCATCCAACATTCTAGCTAGGCCTTGTGAAGGGAACCCTGAATATCACAGTTTGAACAGAAGTGCTTCGGGAAGTAACCGTGGAAGCAATGTGCAAGATGTAAGCTGCACAGCTATAAATGCTGGAGGTACAAATGGGGAAAGTGATAATGGGTTAGCTGGCAAAAATGAAAGTGGTGATGCCAGCGGcagtggttgtggaaatacaacTGATCCTTCTGAACTTGTCAGAGCAGCAGCCTTGACCAAATTTCAGCAGAAGAAGAAAGATAGATGCTTTAAGAAAAAG CCACTCAGAAAGTGA
- the LOC107843364 gene encoding two-component response regulator-like APRR7 isoform X4: MNIVGDEDKEMLDEEKAIGDGIFREGLNVVKDNEFKIGTISNDRIEEREITLQAQHGVKLQEQQQSQGSAACWQQFLHVTSIKVLLVENDDSTRHIVSALLRNCNYEVIEAANGLQAWKILENLTNHIDLVLTEVVMPCLSGLCLLCKIMSHYTRKTIPVIMMSSHDSMDLVFKCLSKGAVDFLVKPIRKNELKNLWQHVWRRCHSSSGSGSESGTQTQKSIKSKSSEKSENNSGSNDREDNGSDGLNVGNSSEDGSGTQNSWTKQAVEADSSQAVSPMNQLLECPDSTCAQVIRSNADTAANKNAQINAKRKCQEEEDHPEEPSLKTIPRYQKSQPENAIQVPAKLVDAEHKTLPAINSKTRSLKMDKHQADLDGNFPSTEYHDVTAETPHPRTNSRRLNKAVQVLDINNSSIGESKELSLKRLRGPKEPEKTAQDDRNVLRRSDLSAFSRYNSSSNPTRTPDGITLSSSLINNGQEVAKNESCDIPTHTNEKFLNPSGTGNVIDKGSTTNKLSEEPLLSRDRAEATSTIKGLCSLSAFKPAKVDFRISPQQVPHIKLKPCNTQATDNLALGGSHIDILVHHSHQHHHHHHFHDLDQDCTSTHVDFSLKKLIVDGPSCISSNILARPCEGNPEYHSLNRSASGSNRGSNVQDVSCTAINAGGTNGESDNGLAGKNESGDASGSGCGNTTDPSELVRAAALTKFQQKKKDRCFKKKPLRK, translated from the exons ATGAATATTGTTGGTGACGAAGACAAAGAAATGCTAGATGAGGAAAAGGCTATTGGAGATGGAATTTTTCGTGAGGGATTAAATGTAGTTAAGGATAATGAGTTCAAAATTGGTACGATCAGTAATGACAGGATAGAAGAGAGGGAGATCACATTGCAAGCTCAACATGGTGTGAAATTGCAAGAACAACAACAGAGTCAGGGGTCAGCAGCCTGTTGGCAGCAATTTCTTCATGTCACCTCCATTAAAGTGCTGCTGGTGGAGAATGATGATTCTACACGACATATTGTCTCTGCTTTACTTCGAAATTGCAATTATGAAG TTATAGAAGCAGCTAATGGATTGCAAGCTTGGAAGATACTGGAAAACCTGACCAATCACATTGATTTAGTGTTAACAGAGGTTGTAATGCCTTGCTTGTCAGGTTTATGCCTCCTATGCAAAATCATGAGCCACTACACACGCAAAACTATTCCTGTTATCA TGATGTCATCTCATGATTCAATGGATTTAGTCTTCAAGTGTTTGTCAAAAGGTGCAGTGGACTTCCTAGTAAAACCTATACGGAAGAATGAGCTTAAGAACCTGTGGCAGCACGTGTGGAGAAGATGCCACAGT TCTAGTGGAAGTGGGAGCGAAAGCGGCACTCAAACCCAAAAATCTATAAAATCAAAAAGCAGTGAGAAGTCTGAAAACAACAGTGGTAGCAATGACAGGGAAGATAATGGGAGCGATGGCCTAAATGTTGGTAACAGCAGTGAGGATGGGAGTGGCACACAG AATTCCTGGACAAAGCAAGCTGTTGAAGCTGATAGCTCTCAGGCAGTGTCTCCAATGAATCAGCTACTTGAGTGTCCAGACAGCACTTGTGCTCAGGTTATTCGTTCAAATGCAGACACCGCTGCTAACAAGAATGCACAAATAAATGCCAAGAGGAAATGCCAAGAAGAAGAAGACCATCCTG AAGAACCCTCCCTCAAAACCATACCAAGATATCAGAAGTCACAGCCTGAAAATGCAATTCAGGTTCCAGCCAAACTTGTTGATGCAGAACATAAGACACTGCCGGCAATAAATTCCAAGACGAGAAGTTTGAAGATGGATAAACACCAGGCAGATCTAGATGGTAATTTTCCATCCACTGAATATCATGATGTGACTGCTGAGACACCTCATCCTCGGACCAACAGCAGAAGGCTGAACAAAGCTGTGCAGGTATTAGATATCAATAATTCATCCATTGGTGAGTCTAAAGAGCTAAGTTTAAAAAGGCTAAGAGGACCAAAAGAACCAGAAAAAACTGCTCAAGATGATCGTAATGTTTTGAGAAGATCAGATCTTTCAGCTTTCTCAAG GTATAATTCGTCTTCAAACCCTACGAGGACTCCTGATGGGATTACACTTAGTAGTTCTTTAATTAATAATGGCCAGGAAGTTGCCAAGAACGAATCATGTGATATTCCAACTCATACAAATGAGAAATTTTTAAATCCGAGTGGAACTGGCAATGTTATAGATAAGGGGTCCACCACTAATAAGCTTTCTGAGGAACCATTACTTTCTAGAGATAGGGCAGAAGCAACATCAACAATTAAAGGTTTGTGCTCATTGTCAGCTTTCAAGCCTGCAAAAGTTGACTTCAGAATCTCCCCTCAGCAAGTTCCACACATTAAGCTTAAGCCTTGTAATACACAAGCTACAGACAATCTTGCCCTGGGAGGCTCTCACATTGACATCCTAGTTCATCACTCTCAtcagcaccaccaccaccatcacttCCACGACCTAGATCAAGATTGCACATCCACCCATGTAGATTTCTCATTGAAGAAACTAATTGTAGATGGCCCAAGTTGTATTTCATCCAACATTCTAGCTAGGCCTTGTGAAGGGAACCCTGAATATCACAGTTTGAACAGAAGTGCTTCGGGAAGTAACCGTGGAAGCAATGTGCAAGATGTAAGCTGCACAGCTATAAATGCTGGAGGTACAAATGGGGAAAGTGATAATGGGTTAGCTGGCAAAAATGAAAGTGGTGATGCCAGCGGcagtggttgtggaaatacaacTGATCCTTCTGAACTTGTCAGAGCAGCAGCCTTGACCAAATTTCAGCAGAAGAAGAAAGATAGATGCTTTAAGAAAAAG CCACTCAGAAAGTGA
- the LOC107843364 gene encoding two-component response regulator-like APRR7 isoform X2 produces the protein MNIVGDEDKEMLDEEKAIGDGIFREGLNVVKDNEFKIGTISNDRIEEREITLQAQHGVKLQEQQQSQGSAACWQQFLHVTSIKVLLVENDDSTRHIVSALLRNCNYEVIEAANGLQAWKILENLTNHIDLVLTEVVMPCLSGLCLLCKIMSHYTRKTIPVIMMSSHDSMDLVFKCLSKGAVDFLVKPIRKNELKNLWQHVWRRCHSSSGSGSESGTQTQKSIKSKSSEKSENNSGSNDREDNGSDGLNVGNSSEDGSGTQNSWTKQAVEADSSQAVSPMNQLLECPDSTCAQVIRSNADTAANKNAQINAKRKCQEEEDHPEEPSLKTIPRYQKSQPENAIQVPAKLVDAEHKTLPAINSKTRSLKMDKHQADLDGNFPSTEYHDVTAETPHPRTNSRRLNKAVQVLDINNSSIGESKELSLKRLRGPKEPEKTAQDDRNVLRRSDLSAFSRYNSSSNPTRTPDGITLSSSLINNGQEVAKNESCDIPTHTNEKFLNPSGTGNVIDKGSTTNKLSEEPLLSRDRAEATSTIKGLCSLSAFKPAKVDFRISPQQVPHIKLKPCNTQATDNLALGGSHIDILVHHSHQHHHHHHFHDLDQDCTSTHVDFSLKKLIVDGPSCISSNILARPCEGNPEYHSLNRSASGSNRGSNVQDVSCTAINAGGTNGESDNGLAGKNESGDASGSGCGNTTDPSELVRAAALTKFQQKKKDRCFKKKGVATLEGMRLT, from the exons ATGAATATTGTTGGTGACGAAGACAAAGAAATGCTAGATGAGGAAAAGGCTATTGGAGATGGAATTTTTCGTGAGGGATTAAATGTAGTTAAGGATAATGAGTTCAAAATTGGTACGATCAGTAATGACAGGATAGAAGAGAGGGAGATCACATTGCAAGCTCAACATGGTGTGAAATTGCAAGAACAACAACAGAGTCAGGGGTCAGCAGCCTGTTGGCAGCAATTTCTTCATGTCACCTCCATTAAAGTGCTGCTGGTGGAGAATGATGATTCTACACGACATATTGTCTCTGCTTTACTTCGAAATTGCAATTATGAAG TTATAGAAGCAGCTAATGGATTGCAAGCTTGGAAGATACTGGAAAACCTGACCAATCACATTGATTTAGTGTTAACAGAGGTTGTAATGCCTTGCTTGTCAGGTTTATGCCTCCTATGCAAAATCATGAGCCACTACACACGCAAAACTATTCCTGTTATCA TGATGTCATCTCATGATTCAATGGATTTAGTCTTCAAGTGTTTGTCAAAAGGTGCAGTGGACTTCCTAGTAAAACCTATACGGAAGAATGAGCTTAAGAACCTGTGGCAGCACGTGTGGAGAAGATGCCACAGT TCTAGTGGAAGTGGGAGCGAAAGCGGCACTCAAACCCAAAAATCTATAAAATCAAAAAGCAGTGAGAAGTCTGAAAACAACAGTGGTAGCAATGACAGGGAAGATAATGGGAGCGATGGCCTAAATGTTGGTAACAGCAGTGAGGATGGGAGTGGCACACAG AATTCCTGGACAAAGCAAGCTGTTGAAGCTGATAGCTCTCAGGCAGTGTCTCCAATGAATCAGCTACTTGAGTGTCCAGACAGCACTTGTGCTCAGGTTATTCGTTCAAATGCAGACACCGCTGCTAACAAGAATGCACAAATAAATGCCAAGAGGAAATGCCAAGAAGAAGAAGACCATCCTG AAGAACCCTCCCTCAAAACCATACCAAGATATCAGAAGTCACAGCCTGAAAATGCAATTCAGGTTCCAGCCAAACTTGTTGATGCAGAACATAAGACACTGCCGGCAATAAATTCCAAGACGAGAAGTTTGAAGATGGATAAACACCAGGCAGATCTAGATGGTAATTTTCCATCCACTGAATATCATGATGTGACTGCTGAGACACCTCATCCTCGGACCAACAGCAGAAGGCTGAACAAAGCTGTGCAGGTATTAGATATCAATAATTCATCCATTGGTGAGTCTAAAGAGCTAAGTTTAAAAAGGCTAAGAGGACCAAAAGAACCAGAAAAAACTGCTCAAGATGATCGTAATGTTTTGAGAAGATCAGATCTTTCAGCTTTCTCAAG GTATAATTCGTCTTCAAACCCTACGAGGACTCCTGATGGGATTACACTTAGTAGTTCTTTAATTAATAATGGCCAGGAAGTTGCCAAGAACGAATCATGTGATATTCCAACTCATACAAATGAGAAATTTTTAAATCCGAGTGGAACTGGCAATGTTATAGATAAGGGGTCCACCACTAATAAGCTTTCTGAGGAACCATTACTTTCTAGAGATAGGGCAGAAGCAACATCAACAATTAAAGGTTTGTGCTCATTGTCAGCTTTCAAGCCTGCAAAAGTTGACTTCAGAATCTCCCCTCAGCAAGTTCCACACATTAAGCTTAAGCCTTGTAATACACAAGCTACAGACAATCTTGCCCTGGGAGGCTCTCACATTGACATCCTAGTTCATCACTCTCAtcagcaccaccaccaccatcacttCCACGACCTAGATCAAGATTGCACATCCACCCATGTAGATTTCTCATTGAAGAAACTAATTGTAGATGGCCCAAGTTGTATTTCATCCAACATTCTAGCTAGGCCTTGTGAAGGGAACCCTGAATATCACAGTTTGAACAGAAGTGCTTCGGGAAGTAACCGTGGAAGCAATGTGCAAGATGTAAGCTGCACAGCTATAAATGCTGGAGGTACAAATGGGGAAAGTGATAATGGGTTAGCTGGCAAAAATGAAAGTGGTGATGCCAGCGGcagtggttgtggaaatacaacTGATCCTTCTGAACTTGTCAGAGCAGCAGCCTTGACCAAATTTCAGCAGAAGAAGAAAGATAGATGCTTTAAGAAAAAG GGAGTTGCAACTTTAGAAGGAATGAGGTTGACCTGA